One Papaver somniferum cultivar HN1 chromosome 10, ASM357369v1, whole genome shotgun sequence genomic window carries:
- the LOC113315201 gene encoding probable inositol transporter 2 has translation MQRRSAEIGEKDRRKYKEETVPDAVYDSKMIPVIGALVFGYYFGFILSRFYIQDDIQSIKLEIIRTGVLGAVFGSVIGGWMSDCFGRRFALLFADKLILVGGLLLVVFLSISDYVFDCYLVTTVMKTIIGFGVGMTSITSLSYILEVASTHPLKNLHIWNSTYFAVGKFIFFCIDTRVAAYSQDLNKTSDYILAMALFPALLQFLLMKSLPDSPIWLYKMNRKEDSIKAFGTFYTSREVEKELDAIRLSIKNETGGPDEKPYYDRNIFFRMRTTWNNSLERRQIVVGIGLQVAEQFVSENTLIYVFPRIIRMGGLIASPNPKWDIWYMKLTFLMCYGLNGIQSASLPYRIVKLSRRKILLIKSYCMMVCLLGLSFFIIISPNNIRGVSNKLETITYFGNNTCPSYTSAPDADAWNCFKCLQAGCGFCNGIDENFMRAPIACLAVEPIGTSPSCFPEQGIWFAPDSVTRQCELKIPYGPAFILLIIGLVPYTFGLESHMRSRMSKVEVRGRLAGTVAATNWISFLLVIVSSFTINKDGGTLFLMLLISLISFFVTRLINLSYLWVPEMKGSSQSKVDTSKVS, from the exons ATGCAGAGACGTTCAGCAGAGATTGGTGAGAAGGATCGCAGAAAATACAAAGAGGAGACTGTACCTGATGCTGTATATGATTCTAAAATGATTCCCGTGATTGGAGCACTTGTGTTTGGTTATTACTTCG GATTTATCCTCTCGAGATTCTATATCCAAGATGATATTCAGTCAATTAAACTG GAAATTATACGGACGGGTGTATTAGGAGCAGTGTTTGGTTCAGTAATTGGGGGTTGGATGAGTGACTGTTTTGGTCGAAGATTTGCACTCTTGTTTGCTGACAAATTGATACTCGTTGGTGGACTACTACTCGTAGTGTTTCTATCTATTAGTGATTATGTTTTTGATTGTTACTTGGTAACTACTGTTATGAAGACAATTATAGGTTTTGGGGTTGGAATGACATCAATAACCTCCCTTAGTTACATATTAGAAGTAGCTTCAACTCATCCTCTAAAAAACCTACATATTTGGAATTCTACGTATTTTGCTGTTGGAAAATTCATCTTCTTTTGTATCGATACCAGAGTTGCTGCTTATAGTCAG GACCTTAATAAGACATCAGATTATATCCTCGCAATGGCATTGTTTCCAGCTCTGCTTCAATTTTTGCTAATGAAGTCGCTTCCTGATTCACCTATATGGCTATATAAAATG AACCGAAAAGAGGACTCAATTAAAGCTTTCGGGACATTTTACACTTCCCGTGAAGTTGAGAAAGAGTTGGATGCTATAAGGTTGTCAATTAAGAATGAAACAGGTGGTCCAGATGAAAAACCCTATTATGATAGGAATATCTTTTTTAGGATGAGGACAACATGGAATAATTCATTAGAACGTAGACAGATTGTTGTTGGTATTGGTTTGCAAGTTGCTGAACAGTTTGTGAGTGAGAACACGTTAATTTATGTCTTTCCCCGTATCATAAGGATGGGTGGCCTCATAGCATCACCAAATCCTAAATGGGACATCTGGTATATGAAGTTGACTTTCTTAATGTGCTATGGTCTTAATGGTATTCAAAGTGCAAGTCTGCCTTACAGAATTGTAAAACTTTCGAGGAGGAAGATTTTGCTTATCAAATCATACTGTATGATGGTGTGTCTTTTAGGGTTAAGTTTCTTCATTATTATATCACCTAATAATATTAGAGGAGTGAGTAATAAACTGGAGACCATCACGTATTTCGGTAACAACACATGTCCGAGTTATACTTCAGCACCAGATGCAGATGCATGGAACTGTTTCAAATGCCTTCAAGCAGGATGCGGATTCTGTAATGGTATTGATGAAAATTTCATG CGTGCACCTATTGCCTGCTTGGCTGTAGAACCTATTGGGACATCACCATCATGTTTTCCTGAACAGGGAATCTGGTTTGCACCAGATTCCGTCACAAGACAATGCGAATTGAAGATTCCTTATGGTCCAGCTTTTATATTGTTAATAATCGGCCTTGTTCCCTACACATTTGGGTTGGAATCACATATGCGCTCAAGGATGTCCAAGGTAGAAGTTAGAGGGAGACTTGCTGGGACTGTAGCAGCGACCAACTGGATCTCCTTCCTCTTGGTGATTGTATCATCTTTTACGATTAATAAAGATGGAGGCACTCTATTCTTAATGCTCCTCATCAGTTTGATTTCTTTCTTTGTTACTCGGTTGATCAATTTGTCTTATTTGTGGGTACCAGAAATGAAAGGTTCCTCCCAGTCCAAAGTGGATACTTCCAAAGTCAGTTGA